The window CACCCGCGCCGCGTCGTCCGGGTGCAGCAGGTCCGCGTAGCGTCTGCCCGGGCGCAGGAGGTCGCTTCCCGGGGAGGAAAGGCCGAGATCGCCGCTGACGCTCGCAAGGGGCCAGCCGTCTGCGGCGTGGCGTTTGAAAAGGAGTGCCGGGCCGCTGCCGAACAGCCGGGCCAGCATGGCCGGGTCGGCGGCGAAGGGGAGGATGCCCGCCTCGTCCGGGGCGGTGCCCGCGCTCCGGCCGTCAGGGCCCGGTCCGGGCTTTCCCTGCACTCCTGCTTTTAAAGACATGTTCAACTCGCTGTGAAGTCTCTCGCTCGTCGCGCGAGAGGGCTTCCGAAAAGTATTCCTGACGAAAACTAGCGTATATATGACGTGCCGTTACAGGCAAATACCCCTCGGCCTCCTTTTAGCATGCCGGGTTCCTGGCCGTCCAGGGAAAAGGCGGCGGAAACGCGCTCCGGTGCGTTATTATCACCATGGCGACATTTTTTTCTGAACGCACAGTCAGACCCCGGCGGATCGCTCGGACGGGGTGTTCGCTGGACAGGCCGTCGCCTGCGTGCTCCCCCGCGCTTGCGGCAGGCGCGAGCGCGGCACGAGACGGACCGGGACGGAAAGGAAGGCGGGGATGCGAGCCGGAGGGGCTGCTCGCGGAAGGGCGCGGGAAGGGGAACCCGGGGACTTGGAATCTTACGCGCTGCGGGCGCGCAGGGTCTGCAGCACGTCCTGCAGGCGGTCCACGTCCAGGGGCTTCAGGAGATAGGCCAGGGGGCCGACGGCCATGGCCCGGGAGCGGATCTCGGCGTCGGAATAGGCGCTCAGGAAGACCACCTCGACGGCGTGGGACTCCTTGAGGCGGCGCGCGGTCTCTATGCCGTCGATGCCTTCGCCCAGGCAGATGTCCAGGACGGCCAGCGTCGGCTTCAGGCTCTCGGCCATCTCCAGGGCCTCCTCGCCGCTCGCGGCCGTGGCCACGGCGTGCGCGCCCAGGCGCTGCAGCATGAGCTTCACGAACATGGCCGTGACGCTCTCGTCCTCCACGATGAGAACGACGGGGGAAGCTGCAACCTTCACTCTCAGGCCTCCTGGACTTGGGGTTCGACGCGCGGGCCCATGCGCCGCAGCGGTCGACGCACCATGCCCCTTCTACCTCCAAAGCCACGTCCTTGTCGACAAAGGGCGCGATTCTTTTTGCATCGTCGTGCGTCCGGCCTTGCGCGCCCGCCTTTGCGGCGCGTATGACTGCGCATGGACAGCGGTTTTACGCAGGCAAAGGGGTGGTTCGTCTACCTGGTGCGATGCGCGGACGGAACGCTCTACTGCGGCGTGACCACCGACCTTTCGCGCCGCCTGGCCGAGCACAACGGCGAGCTGCCCGGCGGCGCGCGCTACACCCGCTCCCGCAGGCCGGTGAGCCTCGCGGCCGCGGCGCGGGTGGGCGACCGGGCCGAGGCCTGCCGCCTGGAGAGGCGCATCAAGCTCTTGCGCAAGGAAGACAAGCGCGCCGTCCTGGCCGCGTACAGGCGATCGCCCCGTTCTCCCGACCTGGAGGAAAGCCCGTGAACGCCACCCACCTGATCCTGGCCACGGACATATTCGGCCAGAACGAGTACATGGACATCCTGGCCCGCGTCCTCGCGCCCGCTCCGGGCGCCGGGCGCGTCACGGACCCCTACGAGGGGCGGCGGCGCCGCTTCGCGGGTCGCGACGAGGCCTACGCCGCCTATAAGGCCGAGTGCGGACCGGACCGCTACGCGGAGGTGGTGGCCGCCGCCCTGGCCGGGCTGCGGGAAGAGGACGCGTCCGCGCGGCCGGTGCTCCTCGGCTTCAGCGCCGGGGCCGGTGCCGTCTGGCGCGCGGCCTGCGGCCCGGCCGCGCAGGGCGTCCTGCGGGCCTACTGCTACTACAGCGTGCAGATCCGCCACGACGCGGACCTCGCGCCGCGCTGTCCCTGCACCCTGGTCTTCCCGGCGCGCGAGGAGGTCATGGACGTGGCGGCCATGCAGCAGCGGCTGGCCGGACGGCCGAACGTGACCTGCGTCTCCACCCCCTACGCCCACGGCTTCATGAACCACGCCTCCCCGGGCTTCGACGAGACGGGATACGCCGAGCACCTCGTCTTCCTGACCCGCGAGCTGGCCTGAGCCGGGCCGCTCCTCCTTTGCGCCGTACCGAAGCGGCGCGTCTTTGCGCAATGGCGGAAAAGCCCGTCTCCCAGCCGCAAAGCCATGTTTTTCCGTCTTGCCGCGCCTTGGAAGTGACTTTAGCCGCGCCGCCGTGGTACGCTTTCTCCCAAAAAAAGGACCGGGCCTCACGCCGGTCCTGCCGGAGGAAGACGCCATGGCGAAGTTCACGGTCAACGGCCGGGAATACACGGTGGAAGTGGATCCCCAGATGCCCATGCTCTGGGTCCTGCGCGACGTTCTCGACATCACCGGGCCGAAGTTCGGCTGCGGCAAGGGGCAGTGCTGGGGCTGCACGGTGCTCCTCGACGGCAAGGCGAGGCCCTCGTGCACGCTCAAGGCCAAGGACGCCGAGGGCGCGGCCGTCACGACCATCGAGGGCATCGCCGAGGACCATCCGGTGAAGCGGGCCTGGGTGGCGGAGCAGGTGCCGCAGTGCGGCTACTGCCAGCCGGGCCAGATCCTGCAGGCCGTGGCCCTGCTGGCGGAGAACCCGGAGCCGGACGACGCGGCCGTGGCCAAGGCCATGCAGAAGAACCTCTGCCGCTGCGGTACCTACACGCGCATAGCCGCGGCCGTGCGCCGCGCGGCCAAAGAGATGGCCGGGAAGGGCGCGACCCCGGAGGTCTCGCTTCCCGGCGACGGGGAGGCGCCCGCGCCCGTCTTTTCCCCCAACCCCTTCGTACGCGTCGCGGCCGACGGCACGGTCACGGTGCTCGTAAAGCATTTGGAGGCCGGCCAGGGCGCCTACACCGGGCTCGCCACCCTGGTGGCCGAGGAGATGGACGCGGCCTGGGAGCAGATGCGCGCCGAGGGCGCGCCCGCGGACGAGCGGCTCTACAACAACCTCTTCTTCGGCCCCATGCAGGGCACGGGCGGGAGCACGGCCATCGCCAACTCCTTCGAGCAGTACCGCACGGCCGGGGCCGAGGCGCGGGCGCTGCTCGTGGCCGCCGCGGCCGAGGAGTGGGACGTGCCCGCGGCGGAGATCGACGTGGCGAAGGGCGTGGTGCGCCACGGCCCGAGCGGCCGGGAGGCGGGCTTCGGCGGGCTCGCGGCCAAGGCCGAGGCCCTGAGGGAGGAAAAGGGAGCCCGAAACGGGCGCGACATCCCCCTCAAGAACCCGGCCGACTTCGGCCTCATCGGCCGCCAGGACGAGCGACTGGACATTCCCGCCAAGGTGGCGGGCCGGGCGCGGTTCGCCATGGACGTGCGCCTGCCCGGCATGCTCACGGCCGTGGTGGCCCGGCCGCCGCGCTTCGGCGGCCGGGTGAAGTCCTTCGACCCCGCCGAGGCCCTCGATACGCCCGGCGTGCGCGAGGTGGTGGAGATCCCCCAGGGGGTGGCCGTGGTGGCCGAGAACACCTGGGCTGCGCTGCGCGGCCGCGAGGCGCTTTC of the Desulfovibrio sp. X2 genome contains:
- a CDS encoding GIY-YIG nuclease family protein gives rise to the protein MDSGFTQAKGWFVYLVRCADGTLYCGVTTDLSRRLAEHNGELPGGARYTRSRRPVSLAAAARVGDRAEACRLERRIKLLRKEDKRAVLAAYRRSPRSPDLEESP
- a CDS encoding dienelactone hydrolase; this encodes MNATHLILATDIFGQNEYMDILARVLAPAPGAGRVTDPYEGRRRRFAGRDEAYAAYKAECGPDRYAEVVAAALAGLREEDASARPVLLGFSAGAGAVWRAACGPAAQGVLRAYCYYSVQIRHDADLAPRCPCTLVFPAREEVMDVAAMQQRLAGRPNVTCVSTPYAHGFMNHASPGFDETGYAEHLVFLTRELA
- a CDS encoding response regulator → MKVAASPVVLIVEDESVTAMFVKLMLQRLGAHAVATAASGEEALEMAESLKPTLAVLDICLGEGIDGIETARRLKESHAVEVVFLSAYSDAEIRSRAMAVGPLAYLLKPLDVDRLQDVLQTLRARSA